One Pyrus communis chromosome 4, drPyrComm1.1, whole genome shotgun sequence genomic region harbors:
- the LOC137730867 gene encoding probable pectate lyase 8 — protein sequence MAVFDSKKKWVGAFVTVLLMFCFAAAAVSEISRNRNGGTDKLQSSSDSSMAARVAEDDQGFNKHAVEDPEEIASMVDMSIRNSTERRKLGYFSCGTGNPVDDCWRCDPNWHKNRKRLADCGIGFGRNAIGGRDGRFYVVTDPNDDDPVNPRAGTLRHAVIQNEPLWIVFKRDMVIQLKQELIMNSFKTIDGRGVNVHIANGGCITIQYVTNIIIHGLHIHDCKPTGNALVRSSPTHFGWRTMADGDAVSIFGSSHIWVDHNSLSNCADGLVDAVMGSTAITISNNHMTHHNEVMLLGHSDSYTRDKQMQVTIAYNHFGEGLIQRMPRCRHGYFHVVNNDYTHWEMYAIGGSGNPTINSQGNRYAAPTNPFAKEVTKRVETATTEWKNWNWRSEGDLLLNGAYFTPSGAGASASYARASSLGAKSSAMVGSITSGSGALPCRRGHPC from the exons ATGGCGGTGTTTGATAGTAAGAAGAAATGGGTCGGTGCGTTCGTGACGGTGCTTCTCATGTTCTGCTTCGCTGCTGCTGCAGTGTCTGAGATCTCTCGCAACAG GAATGGAGGAACAGACAAGTTGCAGAGCTCGAGCGACTCGTCAATGGCAGCCAG aGTGGCTGAAGATGACCAAGGATTCAACAAGCATGCAGTTGAAGACCCAGAAGAGATTGCTTCCATGGTTGACAT GAGTATCCGAAACAGCACTGAGAGGAGGAAGCTGGGCTACTTCTCCTGTGGAACTGGCAATCCAGTCGATGACTGCTGGCGATGTGATCCCAACTGGCACAAAAACCGCAAGCGCCTTGCAGACTGTGGCATTGGTTTTGGCAGGAATGCCATTGGTGGTCGCGATGGACGCTTCTATGTTGTCACCGACCCTAATGATGATGACCCCGTTAACCCCAGGGCTGGCACTCTCCGCCATGCTGTCATCCAGAACGAGCCTCTCTGGATTGTGTTCAAGCGAGACATGGTGATACAGTTGAAGCAGGAGCTCATCATGAACAGCTTCAAGACCATTGATGGACGTGGAGTCAATGTTCACATTGCTAACGGAGGATGCATCACAATCCAATATGTTACAAATATTATCATTCACGGCCTCCACATCCACGACTGCAAGCCCACAGGAAATGCTTTGGTGAGGAGCTCGCCTACTCACTTTGGGTGGCGGACAATGGCTGATGGCGATGCTGTCTCCATCTTCGGGTCAAGCCATATTTGGGTTGATCACAATTCCCTCTCCAACTGCGCTGACGGTCTAGTTGATGCTGTCATGGGCTCAACTGCAATTACCATTTCCAACAACCACATGACCCACCACAATGAG GTGATGCTGCTGGGCCACAGTGATAGCTACACCAGAGACAAGCAAATGCAAGTCACAATTGCTTACAACCACTTTGGAGAGGGACTTATCCAAAGAATGCCTAG GTGCAGGCACGGGTATTTCCATGTCGTGAACAACGACTACACTCACTGGGAAATGTATGCCATTGGTGGAAGTGGAAATCCCACCATCAACAGCCAAGGCAACAGATATGCTGCTCCAACCAACCCTTTTGCAAAGGAG GTTACCAAGAGGGTTGAGACGGCTACCACTGAATGGAAGAACTGGAACTGGAGATCAGAAGGAGATCTGCTGCTCAATGGTGCCTACTTCACTCCATCTGGAGCTGGAGCTTCAGCAAGCTACGCCAGAGCCTCAAGCTTGGGAGCCAAGTCATCTGCCATGGTTGGATCCATAACTTCAGGTTCCGGTGCACTTCCATGCCGCAGAGGCCACCCCTGCTAG